In Synergistota bacterium, the following are encoded in one genomic region:
- a CDS encoding SMP-30/gluconolactonase/LRE family protein, which yields MGVRIGVLFIIFALLLLIVSSSFSAEKPPPLPGLVPPEEINAPRGVKRNPEKALEEFKKAFKLFFDGRYDEALNSFDRVIRLDPYALEPYYWKGLIYLRRGYLKKAEKMFKNYLEVKPAELRVIRALEKVQRTVLPVLSLPEANYPKDYEVIDPYLEVRKKEGLFSGIKEYFSFPMYNFSAMAIGPDGNIYLTDYGRGKVVVLTKDGIPLRSWGGLTNPSGIAISVDGRVYVSDFSQNKIFVFDLTGKLLKSFGDKELLNPQGIAIGPYGYLYVCDWGNHCVRRYTREGKYLRSVGRGYLWEPLAVCVDKRGNIWVSDGNVRCIRRFGWDGLPKGTFLDDVFSRGLAVDFRDRILVCDEERGILFVIEGEKVVEKVDVPKASSLSSVCGDSLGNVFLADFNRPILFKISAPSYLHKIEIRISGIRVEKGTKRSAEIELSEGWYPIPVERVNTSVRVIEDEWILEPSLIKEIDRPLAIGVIVDPAFKDEGRDILKFLRDTMFVVDRGFVLGAFYSPYLPPNRWVWSERRGSFEGRSLILDAMNLLITRDAKRILLYCGNPPKIPRKEMRRMAYFARLHQIRFYVFHDAELSPTWKALIAYTGGEDWNIYYFSKNMPLVYYFRKTPFNAYKVGYISLVRKAKLDGKHYLRIFIETPFAHYEDEITYYVGGTWEKILR from the coding sequence TTGGGGGTCAGGATAGGAGTACTATTTATAATTTTTGCGCTCCTCTTGCTAATCGTTTCCTCTTCATTTTCGGCAGAGAAGCCCCCTCCGCTTCCAGGACTGGTTCCCCCGGAGGAGATAAACGCTCCGAGAGGCGTTAAGAGAAATCCTGAAAAAGCTTTAGAGGAGTTTAAGAAAGCTTTCAAGCTTTTTTTTGACGGGCGCTATGATGAAGCTTTAAATAGCTTCGATAGGGTTATAAGGCTGGATCCTTACGCATTGGAGCCTTATTATTGGAAAGGTCTGATTTATTTAAGAAGAGGTTATCTTAAAAAGGCAGAGAAGATGTTTAAAAACTATCTGGAGGTTAAACCTGCGGAGCTGAGGGTCATAAGAGCCTTGGAAAAGGTCCAGAGAACTGTTTTACCCGTTTTGTCTTTACCAGAAGCGAACTATCCCAAAGATTATGAGGTTATAGATCCCTATTTAGAGGTGCGGAAAAAAGAGGGGTTATTCAGTGGTATAAAAGAATATTTTTCCTTTCCAATGTATAACTTCTCAGCGATGGCTATAGGACCGGATGGAAACATCTATTTGACAGACTATGGAAGGGGTAAAGTTGTTGTGTTAACCAAGGATGGGATTCCCTTGCGATCTTGGGGGGGATTAACAAACCCTTCTGGTATAGCTATTTCTGTGGATGGTAGAGTCTATGTTTCTGACTTCAGCCAAAATAAGATATTTGTCTTTGATCTCACGGGTAAGCTTCTGAAAAGCTTTGGAGATAAAGAGCTCCTTAACCCGCAGGGAATAGCCATTGGTCCCTATGGTTATCTCTACGTTTGCGATTGGGGTAATCACTGTGTTCGGAGATATACGAGGGAAGGAAAATATTTAAGGAGCGTGGGCAGAGGATACCTGTGGGAACCCCTTGCGGTTTGTGTCGATAAGAGGGGAAACATCTGGGTTTCTGATGGAAATGTGAGATGCATACGTCGGTTTGGTTGGGATGGTTTGCCGAAGGGGACCTTTCTCGACGATGTATTTTCGAGAGGTCTTGCTGTTGATTTCAGAGATAGAATACTTGTCTGTGATGAAGAAAGGGGAATTCTATTCGTTATAGAGGGAGAAAAGGTGGTAGAAAAAGTAGATGTTCCAAAGGCTTCAAGCTTGAGTTCTGTTTGTGGGGATTCCTTAGGAAACGTTTTCCTCGCAGATTTTAATAGACCCATATTATTTAAAATTTCTGCACCATCGTATCTTCATAAGATAGAGATAAGAATTTCGGGTATTCGTGTGGAAAAGGGGACAAAAAGAAGCGCAGAGATAGAGCTTTCGGAAGGATGGTATCCTATTCCTGTAGAAAGAGTAAATACATCCGTCAGAGTAATAGAAGACGAGTGGATCCTTGAGCCGAGTTTAATAAAGGAAATCGATAGACCTTTGGCTATAGGCGTCATAGTAGATCCTGCTTTTAAAGATGAGGGAAGAGATATACTCAAGTTTTTAAGAGATACCATGTTTGTTGTAGATAGAGGCTTCGTTCTTGGGGCATTTTACTCTCCCTATTTGCCTCCTAATAGGTGGGTCTGGTCGGAGAGAAGGGGAAGCTTTGAGGGAAGAAGCTTAATATTGGATGCCATGAATCTTCTTATAACCCGGGATGCTAAGAGGATACTTCTATACTGCGGTAATCCCCCCAAGATTCCAAGGAAAGAGATGAGAAGAATGGCCTATTTTGCTCGATTACATCAGATAAGGTTTTATGTTTTCCATGATGCAGAGCTTTCTCCTACATGGAAAGCTCTTATAGCATATACAGGTGGGGAAGATTGGAATATATATTATTTTAGCAAGAATATGCCACTCGTGTATTATTTTAGAAAAACCCCCTTTAATGCATATAAAGTGGGGTATATCTCCTTGGTCAGGAAAGCGAAGCTCGACGGAAAGCATTATCTTCGAATCTTTATAGAGACACCCTTTGCTCATTATGAGGATGAGATTACCTATTATGTTGGAGGTACGTGGGAAAAGATATTGCGCTGA
- the galU gene encoding UTP--glucose-1-phosphate uridylyltransferase GalU, with protein MTVKKGVLPVAGLGTRFLPATKVLPKEMLPLVDKPVIQYSVEEAVSVGIKQLILITGKGKRAIEDYFDRSLELEITLQKRKKEDLLKLVRDVSELADFIFIRQKEPRGLGHAILCSKPVVEHEYFAVFLADDVIIGDKPAISYLIDVHERYGGSVIALEEVPWEEVSRYGIVRAEKIDENVFRIIDLVEKPPRDEAPSNLAVIGRYILSPKIFDCLEQVEAGAGGELQLTDAMKLLLEDEPIYGVMYEGKRYDCGTIGSFVRATVELALEHEDFGSEFKRFLRDLISQEER; from the coding sequence ATGACGGTTAAGAAAGGGGTGCTCCCCGTTGCGGGACTTGGAACGCGTTTTCTACCTGCTACTAAGGTTTTGCCGAAAGAGATGTTGCCACTCGTTGATAAACCGGTGATTCAGTACTCGGTAGAGGAGGCGGTATCGGTTGGAATTAAGCAGCTTATACTTATAACTGGAAAGGGTAAGAGAGCTATAGAGGACTATTTCGATAGATCTTTAGAGTTAGAGATAACCTTGCAGAAAAGAAAGAAAGAAGATCTTCTTAAACTGGTTAGGGATGTATCTGAGCTTGCAGATTTCATCTTTATAAGACAGAAGGAGCCTCGAGGGCTCGGTCATGCCATACTTTGCTCCAAACCTGTGGTTGAGCATGAATATTTCGCCGTCTTCTTGGCTGATGATGTTATCATAGGGGATAAGCCTGCCATATCTTACCTCATTGACGTTCATGAGAGATATGGGGGAAGCGTGATAGCTCTTGAGGAAGTTCCCTGGGAGGAAGTATCAAGGTACGGCATCGTGAGAGCGGAGAAAATAGACGAAAACGTTTTTAGAATAATAGATCTCGTGGAAAAGCCCCCGAGGGATGAGGCTCCCTCCAATCTTGCTGTGATAGGAAGATATATTTTATCCCCTAAAATTTTTGACTGCTTGGAGCAAGTAGAAGCGGGTGCTGGTGGGGAGCTTCAGCTAACTGATGCTATGAAGCTTCTCCTTGAGGATGAGCCCATCTATGGAGTCATGTATGAGGGCAAGAGATATGACTGTGGAACGATAGGAAGCTTTGTGAGAGCAACGGTAGAGCTTGCCTTAGAGCATGAAGACTTTGGATCAGAATTTAAGAGATTCCTTAGAGATCTAATTTCCCAAGAAGAACGGTGA